The Candidatus Poribacteria bacterium sequence TATCTCCAGAAGAAATTACCAATTCTTTTATTTCTGATCTGACAGAAATCTTGACAAAAGTAGATGTGCAGTTCGTGCTAACACAGGCATAATAAGAATGGGTTCCAGACGTTTCTGGTGCTGTCAGTGTAATACTCACATCGGTTGCTTCACCCGCAGCAAGTGAGGCAATATCAGATTCACCGACCTTTTCTACGGACTTATCATCAAAGTATTGATAGTATGTCAGCGTTCCTGTAGAGGACGATCCTTCGCTTTGATTTCTAACAACCGCAGAAATTGTAAAAGATTCACCTGCATCCAAGACATCTTTGTTTACTTCAAACGCGTCAACAACCAAATCAGGTGCCTGTTGCTCAGGTGTATCAGGTGTCTGTGTCCCTGTCGTATCGGCAGGTGTGTTAGTGGTGACCGAATGCGGCGTTCCCGGTGTATTACCCGTTGAACTTTGAGGGGCAGCCTGCTGTGTTTGTGTATTACCCGTTGAACTTTGAGGGGCAGCCTGCTGCGCTTGTGTATTATCCGTTGAACTTTGAGGGGCAGCCTGCTGCGCTTGTGTATTACCCGTTGAACTCTCATCAGGCGTGGGCACCTTGGTTGCCTGATCGGTAGAAGGTTCGGTAGAAGTTGCTCGGGCGGTTTTGGGTTCCCGTTGACTTGGCGGCGTGGGTGAATTGACCGTTGAGCTCTCACCAGACGGAGGATCCTCGTTAGCGGGAGGGGTTTCATCATATACGATGAGTGTATAGATGATAGGGTCATCACTCGTCTTCCCAAAGCTCTTGAAAAGAGGGTGCTCTGTCGCGGGAGTATTTTCTATAAAAATATCATTAATAAAGTCTGGACCAGGATCCGGTCCTGAGACGATCTCGAACGTCGCGGCCCAACCACTTTGGTCACCTGGTGTGTCAGGATCAACATCTGCTATCTTTTTATTGCTTATCTTGACCGCCGTTTTTTCTTCCGTTTCTTCTGGCGTTACGATAGGGGTAAACACGGCAACGCAGAAAAGAGAACAGATTAGGGAAAACATCAATTGGTTTGAGACTATACCGTTGCTAAAATTATAAAAAAAAAGGGGTTTCATTTTTTTATGCATCTAAATTCTCCTGTGTGATGAGGATTTTAACCAACCGGTCAGACACCGAGTCGGAAATAACACGCACCCGCCGAAAGCCGATACGAAAACAAAAACAGCCCGCGAAGAGACACTCCAAGCAAAATGGAGCGAGCGCGGGCGCGACTGCAGCACAGCGATAACAGCCGATGCTGCCCCATAAATAGAATTAATTAATTGAGGGTGGTTCATTATTCACGGTATTTCCATAGCGTCCATTGTGAGTTGGCGTGCTTAGAGGCACCATCTAACAGATTCTGCTACAAAAGATGCTCGCTTGCCGCTATGGAGAATCCGCTTTGCGGTTGTAACGGCTTATGCTCCGTCCTCATATAGTTATAATAAAACAATTTTCATTGTTTTTCAAGGTAAAAAATAATAAAGATTTAATATAACTAAAAATTATACAATATTTTTCAGGGAAAAGCAAATTATGTCCACAAAAATTGTTCATTTTCCTTGAAAAGTGGATAATATTTTAGAATTCTATCCGATTTTTACGGTATTTCCATAGCGTCCATTGTGAGTTAGCGTGCTTAGAGGCACCATCTAACAGATTCTGCTACAAAAGACGCGCGCTTGCCGCTATGGAGAATCCCTTTTGCGGTTGTAACGGCTTATGCTCCGTCCTTATACAGTTATAATAAATCAATTTTACGTATTATTCAAGTTAAAAAATAATAAAGATTTAATATAACTATACTAAAGTTTGGACAATTCAGATTACGTGCAACTCGTAGCATAGGAAACTGTTGGTTTCCTGGGCATCGGAATTTTCTTGACATCAATTGTCCCTCATGCCATACTAATAGACAAGTTTGGGATCAACGTCCAATTGGCGACAGCGACCCCAGTGTTTATTCCTACCCCCCAGACTTCATCTTAGAGAAAGGACCTTTGATTATATTATGGAACCCGTAAAAGTCGGTGTGATTGGGTGTGGTGTCATCGGAAGCAGACATCTTAGCATCGCATCGGAGGCACCACACATTGCGTTAGTTGCCGCAGCAGACTTGATCGAAGCAAACAGAACAAACGCCGCTGAACGCTTCAATCCACCCAAAATGTATAGCAACGACCTCGATCTACTCAACGATGATGAGGTTGAGGCGGTTGTCCTTGCGTTTCCGACGCAGTATCGGACAGAGGTCGCCTTGCGTGCTTTTGAAAGAGGTAAGCATGTCCTAATTGAAAAACCGATCGCGATGAACGCTGCTGAAGTCGAACAACTCATCGCTGCACGGGGTGACTTAATCTCAGGATGCTGTTCTTCGCGGAACCGTTTCAGGGCAGCTGCGCAGCTTGCGACGCAACTTATCACGTCAGGTGGTTTGGGGGAACTCCGCAGTGTGCACTGCCGTGCCATCAGAGGCGCAGGGAAAGAACCGGACACACCACGTCCTGCTTGGCGGTTGACCAAGGCTCTCAACGGTGGCGGTATTCTTGTCAATTGGGGATGTTATGACCTCGACTATCTGCTCGGCATTACAGGCTGGCAGCTCAAACCGGAGACTGTGTTTGCCCAGACCTGGACGGTGCCGCAGGTATTCCAATCGCATATCGCGTCCGGTTCCGATGCTGAAACCCATTACACTGCGCTCATTCGCTGTGAAGGCGGTATCGTGCTCAGCGTGGAACGCGGTGAGTTCATGACGATGCATACCCACGAAGGTTGGGAGATTATCGGTACACAAGGCTCACTCAAGTTGACTATGGGTAATGATAAACCGGAGAATGTTATCTATAATCGCACAACAACAGAAGGCGGTGTGGCATCCGTAACGCTCGCGGAAGTAGGCGATGCACCGGAACCTCAACACAGCACACCGTTATCTGATTTCGCTGCCGGTATACACGAAAATCGGCAACCTTTAACAAGTTTGGAAAATGCACTTGTTGTTCAGAAAATAACCGATGGGATTTACGCTTCCGCAGAGACAGGAAATGCTGTGGAAATAGGAGGATAAAATGAACTTCGGTGGATTCGCGATATTTTTCAGTATTTGCCTCAGTTTCATCATCGTCTCGCTCGGCACTGCTGAAATCAATCTTGACGATTTTGCTGGTGTGTGGCTCTTTGATGAAGGTAAAGGAAAAGTTGTCGGCGACCTCACCGACAACGGAAATGATGGAGAATTTGACGGACCCAAATGGATAGACGGGAAGTTCGGTAAAGCATTGGAATTCGATGGAACTCCAAAGTTTGTCACCATTGAACATAACGATCTCTTCAACTTTGAAGACGACGATTTCACCGTCGGGTGCTGGATGAACTCAGAAAACAAGGATGCGTATGTCGTCATCAAACGGAACGGTGGCGCGGGATTTTGGGCGATGAGTTCAAGCATCGATAGAGATACTGGCTTCTTTATTTTCGAGGGTGGTGGAAACCACATCGACGACGGTAAAACCGATATCGTTGGAAAGGGCTGGCATCACACCGTTGCTGTCCGTAAGAAAGGGGTTATCTCGTTGTACGTGAATGGGGAAAAGGAAACGGAGAGAAACGTCGGCGCGACGATGGACAATCCTGCTGCTCTGAAATTCGGTGGATGGGGAAGTGAAAACCTTAAGGGTGGATTAGATGAGGTTTTTGTCACGAAAAAAGGCGTAGCATTAGAGGAAGAGGATATTCAACTCCTCATGGAAAGCGGCTGGGAGGTTGCATTAGATGTCTCGTCGAAAGGTAAGTTAGCAACCACTTGGTCGAAACTGAAAGCGCGATAATCTGTAGGGTAGGCACAAGACCTACCCCTACAGGTTATTTATACAAAAAATTTCTCGGCGACTTCAGCGACGAAATTCTTACCCATAACCCGATAACCCTCAGCATCCGGATGTAGGTCATCCGGGAGTAGGTGAACATAGTCAGCACCAAAGACACGCAACCCATCAACGTAATGGACGTGCTGATCGCCGTGTGTTTGAAGTGCCTCGACCGCGGCTTGCACCTCTTCACGCATTCTTTTGAGATGAAATCCTACAGTGTTTGGATTTTCCTCCCTCGGTGGGCAGCAGATAGGTGACATCAGCACAATCGGGATATCTGGATGCTTCTCACGGACAATCTGGACCGCTCCGATAATCGCCGGACGAAACGCCCGCGGTCCCATACTGGATGCGCCTTGGATGTTAATACCAAGACACATTGAGATATAATCAGCCGGCAGATCTCGGATCATCCGTGCCACCATTGCATCGAGATGGCACTGTCCGCCATAACCGAGACAAGTCAAATTCAGCCCGTGTGTACGGGCAACGATTGCGGGCCACGTTTGTGTCGGCGATGCTGCCGTTCGGCACTGCGTGATAGAACTCCCATACGTCACCCATCGAGGTCTCGTATCGGTGAACGCATCGAGTGTCGCGCCATCGTCTATCTCCAAGCTGCGGAGTTGAAACCTTCCGAATTGTGGCAGCCACAACTCAATCAACTTTTCTCCATCGGGCAGATTTTCAAAAGCGAAGGTGTCCTTTTGCGCCAAGTCAAGCGATGCCACGACTTCACCATCACAACAGAGATCCAGCACGCCGCTTTCCTTCTGCGGTGCGATGTTACCCGACACCTGCGTCGTGTTGCTCCGAAAACTGATGCGAACGCCTGCAGGCATCGCTGAGCGTTCCAGTAACGGTTCCGGGAATAGGACATGCGACGAGTGCGGTGTCCGCCACGGCATTATTCCGCCTTCGGTTTCCTGTAGGGAGACAGCTCCCTGCCAAGTTAATTGTGGTGCATCCGGCTTCAATTGCATTGTATTCTCCTTTACCAATAAGCAGCTACATAGCATCAACGATGGCGCGCAGTTGCCGCACGCCTTTTAACATATTTTCCGGTTGTCCCCAATGTTCAATGCTCGCTGCGCCAGTGAATCCATCGGCAGCTAACGTTTCCAGGAGCTGCTCGTAGTGCAAATCCGTATCACCGATTGGATTGAGGTTTTTCTCTGCATTGGGTTTCACATGCAAATGCCGCACAAGTCCTTTAATATGCGCATATCCGTCCGGCAACGGATTTTCACCACAATGTAACCCGTTATTGACATCCCAACAAGAGGTGAGTGCTGGACTATTTCCGAGCGCATTGATGACCGCACGCGTCTCTTCGCAGGTTCCGGCGAGACACGCACTTTCGTTTTCAAAGCAGAGCGTAACGTTAGCGTCCTCTGCAATCGGAACGACAAGCGAAAGCTTCTCAACGATCTGTTCCATATAGTCGTTAATATCAGGACGCGGTGCCCCTTTAGTGCGCCGATTTGGATTCCAAAACGTAAACCCGCGAATCACTTCGGTATCAAAAGCGTGTGCCAGTGTAACCATCCGATCGAAGTGCTTTCGATGTTGTTCATACTCCTGCGGGTCGTCAATCGAGCATTTCCCAAACGGAGAGCCAACACTGGCGACCTGGACGTTATAAGTGCTGAGCACATCTTGGGCGCGTTGAACATCGTCATCGTCAATTTCAGTTACATGTTTACCCCAAACGCCGCCGCGTATTTCGACGGTATTCGCACCGGCTTCAACACCGAGTTTGATGGCTTCCTCAAAATCGGTCTTAGAAACCTCGTCAGCAAAAAAGCAGACATCAATCATTGCAAAAAGACTCCTTACTAAAATTTATTCAATTGTGCGACAATCGGATCAGATCCGATGCGTTTACCGCTCTTCGCGTCAAGGTATTTCCACGCGACGCGCCCATCCTGATCAATAATATAGGTTGCGGGACGTGCTACCTCAATTTCACTTGGATCAACGACATTATAGTCAGCGATCGTCTTCGTGTCTTCATCTGCCAGCAAGAGATAGGTGATTTGAAGTTTCTCTTGTACTGAACTAACAATAGCCAGGGGATCGGCACTGATGGCAATCAGTTCGGCACCTTCGGCTTGAATGTCTCCATAACCGTCTTGCAACTCACCGAGTTGCGTTTGACAGGTGCCTCACGTGCCAGTGCGATAGAAGACAATAACCAACTTCTGTCCTCGGTATTCCGACAGACTACGGGATTGCCCATCGCTATCTGGAAGCGTGAATTCAGGGGCGAGTGCCCCGATATCCAATCCCTCGCCTGGAGGGAGTTGTTCAGCTGCGTCTTCCGGTGCTGTTATAATGTTTGTTGTTCGCTCTGCGTTGTCACAAGCGAGACATAAGAAAACGACAGCCGCCAATAGAACTGAAAAGCATATTGAACTGGTACTACGTAAAAACGGTGCGTCCCGTCCTAAGTTTATGAGATAATTGTTTGTCAATTTGACTGGCATGTTTCAGGGCTCCCTTCATCGACTTGCGAGTGCATCCAGTGTCGGACATCGGCACGCATTTTTTCATGCCTTGGGCGCATCTCCGCACTGAAAGTCAAATTTCAGATAGATAGACAACGATATTCGGTTTCTTCAATGCCATTGGTTAATAATCCTTAGCAGATGGAAACTGCTTCGGTTTCTGAGGATTTTCGATTTTCATCTCGACGGTTTCCGGTGGAAATTGTGTGCAGACCGAACCCTCCTTCATCACCCATCTGAAATTGTGCCAGAAGCGTTTGCTTGTCTTGACAATTTCTGGGTTTGTATAGACCCCTGCGACAGCAATACGGCTCTTCTCACTCTTGTTTGGTGGACTGTAGTGCCACATACTGCTGTGCCAGATGACGACATCTCCGGTATCCAATTCAATATGATGCACGCCGTGCTTTTCAATCATCTCCTGAACGGCTTCGCGTGGTAGTTCTCCGTGTATGCTATCGGGATACAAGACGTGTTCAACGATCTCTGTTTTGTGGCTACCGGGGATAAACTGCATGCATCCATTTTCTTGGGTTGCGGGTTCAAGCGGTATCCAGAAGTTGAAAGGCTCCGTTTCGCCATCGCGCCAAAGTCCATTGTCTTGGTGCCACGGGGTCGCGCTACCCGTAAGCGACGGTTTGAGGAAGCAACTATTGAACTTCATAATGATGTCGTTGCCGAGGAAATAGCGAGCAATGTTAAGCACTGCTGGTGCAGCATGCACGTTGTGCCATATCAGCGGCGATTGGACGCAGAAGTTACTGAGTTTACGATAGCGTGCGATACGTCCTTGTGGTGAGTCCTCCATCGGATCCATCGGATCGCTATCGACGAAATCCCCTGGATCGGGTAGCATGATGTGGTTGCGGATTACGCCGCGGAGTTGTGCTGCCACATCCTTT is a genomic window containing:
- a CDS encoding GDSL-type esterase/lipase family protein, whose product is MQLKPDAPQLTWQGAVSLQETEGGIMPWRTPHSSHVLFPEPLLERSAMPAGVRISFRSNTTQVSGNIAPQKESGVLDLCCDGEVVASLDLAQKDTFAFENLPDGEKLIELWLPQFGRFQLRSLEIDDGATLDAFTDTRPRWVTYGSSITQCRTAASPTQTWPAIVARTHGLNLTCLGYGGQCHLDAMVARMIRDLPADYISMCLGINIQGASSMGPRAFRPAIIGAVQIVREKHPDIPIVLMSPICCPPREENPNTVGFHLKRMREEVQAAVEALQTHGDQHVHYVDGLRVFGADYVHLLPDDLHPDAEGYRVMGKNFVAEVAEKFFV
- a CDS encoding peroxiredoxin family protein, translated to MPVKLTNNYLINLGRDAPFLRSTSSICFSVLLAAVVFLCLACDNAERTTNIITAPEDAAEQLPPGEGLDIGALAPEFTLPDSDGQSRSLSEYRGQKLVIVFYRTGTUGTCQTQLGELQDGYGDIQAEGAELIAISADPLAIVSSVQEKLQITYLLLADEDTKTIADYNVVDPSEIEVARPATYIIDQDGRVAWKYLDAKSGKRIGSDPIVAQLNKF
- a CDS encoding phytanoyl-CoA dioxygenase family protein, which produces MRRWQPSLVQKTQYENEGYFILPNLISKDVAAQLRGVIRNHIMLPDPGDFVDSDPMDPMEDSPQGRIARYRKLSNFCVQSPLIWHNVHAAPAVLNIARYFLGNDIIMKFNSCFLKPSLTGSATPWHQDNGLWRDGETEPFNFWIPLEPATQENGCMQFIPGSHKTEIVEHVLYPDSIHGELPREAVQEMIEKHGVHHIELDTGDVVIWHSSMWHYSPPNKSEKSRIAVAGVYTNPEIVKTSKRFWHNFRWVMKEGSVCTQFPPETVEMKIENPQKPKQFPSAKDY
- a CDS encoding sugar phosphate isomerase/epimerase; translation: MIDVCFFADEVSKTDFEEAIKLGVEAGANTVEIRGGVWGKHVTEIDDDDVQRAQDVLSTYNVQVASVGSPFGKCSIDDPQEYEQHRKHFDRMVTLAHAFDTEVIRGFTFWNPNRRTKGAPRPDINDYMEQIVEKLSLVVPIAEDANVTLCFENESACLAGTCEETRAVINALGNSPALTSCWDVNNGLHCGENPLPDGYAHIKGLVRHLHVKPNAEKNLNPIGDTDLHYEQLLETLAADGFTGAASIEHWGQPENMLKGVRQLRAIVDAM
- a CDS encoding Gfo/Idh/MocA family oxidoreductase; this encodes MEPVKVGVIGCGVIGSRHLSIASEAPHIALVAAADLIEANRTNAAERFNPPKMYSNDLDLLNDDEVEAVVLAFPTQYRTEVALRAFERGKHVLIEKPIAMNAAEVEQLIAARGDLISGCCSSRNRFRAAAQLATQLITSGGLGELRSVHCRAIRGAGKEPDTPRPAWRLTKALNGGGILVNWGCYDLDYLLGITGWQLKPETVFAQTWTVPQVFQSHIASGSDAETHYTALIRCEGGIVLSVERGEFMTMHTHEGWEIIGTQGSLKLTMGNDKPENVIYNRTTTEGGVASVTLAEVGDAPEPQHSTPLSDFAAGIHENRQPLTSLENALVVQKITDGIYASAETGNAVEIGG